In a genomic window of Sphingomonas koreensis:
- a CDS encoding SapC family protein, producing the protein MSEDQTPAEAAGPVPLFYTAPEPLSAVAHGAWRLGEGDFAFAAETPFVPVVTGEIAQAMHSYPIVFSAGDAHPIAVMGVERENLFVTGGAWAADAYVPAYVRRYPFGFIPTINPEGFALAIDVAAGRVRKDGGEGVALFDGAEPSELTRQALAFCDAFQAQAAATRAFADALVAAELLVDRRADVQLPDGRALGLDGFRIADIEKLSQLPDEMVIEWHRNGWLALVHYHLASLDRFPALLARRAGRPAVVETSQARGEGHTTHSEEG; encoded by the coding sequence ATGTCCGAAGATCAGACCCCCGCCGAAGCGGCGGGGCCGGTGCCCTTGTTCTACACGGCGCCCGAGCCGCTTTCCGCCGTCGCGCACGGGGCGTGGCGGCTGGGCGAGGGGGACTTCGCCTTTGCGGCAGAGACCCCGTTCGTCCCGGTCGTCACCGGCGAGATCGCGCAAGCGATGCACAGCTATCCGATCGTCTTCTCCGCCGGCGACGCGCACCCGATCGCCGTGATGGGCGTCGAGCGCGAGAATCTGTTCGTCACCGGCGGCGCGTGGGCGGCCGATGCCTATGTTCCCGCCTATGTCCGGCGCTATCCGTTCGGCTTCATCCCCACGATCAACCCCGAAGGGTTCGCGCTGGCGATCGACGTCGCCGCCGGGCGGGTGCGCAAGGATGGCGGCGAGGGCGTCGCGCTGTTCGATGGTGCCGAGCCTTCGGAGCTGACCCGGCAGGCGCTCGCCTTTTGCGATGCGTTCCAGGCTCAGGCGGCGGCGACGCGTGCCTTTGCCGATGCGCTGGTTGCGGCCGAACTGCTGGTCGATCGGCGTGCCGACGTGCAATTGCCCGATGGCCGCGCATTGGGGCTCGACGGCTTCCGGATCGCCGACATCGAGAAGCTCTCGCAGCTGCCGGACGAAATGGTTATCGAATGGCATCGCAACGGGTGGCTCGCGCTTGTCCATTATCACCTCGCCTCGCTCGACCGGTTTCCGGCGCTGCTGGCGCGGCGTGCGGGACGCCCGGCTGTCGTGGAAACGTCACAAGCGCGGGGTGAGGGCCACACCACGCATTCGGAAGAAGGTTGA
- a CDS encoding OmpH family outer membrane protein, with protein sequence MILRSLIALPLSAALVAPALAQTAAPAPQQPLGGPLVPGVCLLSREAIYANAAVGKAATVRLQELARVAQTAINDERTPLEAEAKALEGQPDNPQNKQRRTALAARWQALQGKAAHDSREIEATRVKVLAQIASDAQPVIAQVYGQKKCGLLFDRNVALGGNFGNDLTADVVKALDAKVQTITFERERLPQAAAPAAPAAR encoded by the coding sequence ATGATCCTGCGTTCTCTCATCGCTCTCCCTCTCAGTGCTGCCCTGGTCGCTCCTGCGCTCGCGCAGACCGCGGCCCCGGCACCGCAGCAGCCGCTCGGCGGGCCGCTGGTTCCCGGCGTCTGTCTGCTCTCGCGCGAGGCGATCTATGCCAATGCCGCCGTGGGCAAGGCCGCGACGGTGCGTCTGCAGGAACTCGCTCGCGTGGCGCAGACTGCAATCAACGACGAACGCACCCCGCTCGAGGCGGAAGCCAAGGCGCTGGAAGGCCAGCCCGACAACCCGCAGAACAAGCAGCGCCGCACAGCGCTTGCGGCGCGCTGGCAGGCGCTGCAGGGCAAGGCTGCGCATGACAGCCGCGAGATCGAGGCGACGCGCGTCAAGGTGCTCGCGCAGATCGCCAGCGATGCCCAGCCGGTGATCGCTCAGGTCTATGGCCAGAAGAAGTGCGGGCTGCTGTTCGACCGCAACGTCGCGCTTGGCGGCAATTTCGGCAACGATCTGACAGCCGATGTCGTGAAGGCGCTCGACGCCAAGGTGCAGACGATCACCTTCGAGCGCGAGCGGCTGCCGCAGGCGGCCGCACCCGCTGCTCCAGCCGCGCGCTGA
- a CDS encoding LysR family transcriptional regulator has protein sequence MDLDPVLLRAFVAVSETGGFTRAARRLNLTQPAVSHQIRRLEEQVGRALIRRTTRRLILTDDGEDFLLHARQILAGLDALAQRFRPSPVTGVVRFGAPEAFMGERLPALLCRFSRAFPAVRLDVHVSTYLDLSTMIAAGDLDLAVVLSTAGGENGGVPLRRAEFAWVAADNFLLPAGASLPLAFHPPNCINRLVGVAALEATPIDWHIAFTSPSEQGLRAAVRSGLAVAVLMRSDVEPGLRLLDGDYGLPALPSADFVLIRTGGATSPAASAFGQMLVEMEAPEADSAL, from the coding sequence ATGGACCTCGACCCCGTACTTCTGCGCGCCTTCGTGGCGGTCAGCGAAACAGGCGGGTTCACCCGTGCCGCGCGGCGGCTCAACCTCACCCAGCCGGCAGTCAGCCATCAAATCCGGCGGCTTGAGGAACAGGTCGGCAGGGCGCTGATCCGCCGCACGACGCGCCGCCTGATCCTGACCGACGATGGCGAGGACTTCCTGCTGCACGCCCGGCAGATCCTCGCCGGGCTCGACGCGCTTGCACAGCGCTTCCGCCCTTCCCCGGTGACGGGCGTCGTGCGGTTCGGGGCTCCCGAAGCGTTCATGGGCGAGCGGCTGCCCGCGCTGCTCTGCCGGTTCTCACGCGCCTTTCCGGCGGTACGGCTCGATGTGCATGTCAGCACCTATCTCGATCTCAGCACCATGATCGCGGCCGGAGATCTCGATCTTGCCGTCGTGCTCTCGACCGCCGGGGGCGAGAATGGCGGCGTTCCGTTGCGGCGCGCGGAGTTCGCCTGGGTCGCAGCGGACAATTTCCTGCTGCCCGCCGGCGCATCGCTCCCGCTCGCCTTCCACCCGCCAAATTGCATCAACCGGCTGGTGGGGGTGGCCGCGCTGGAGGCGACGCCGATCGACTGGCACATCGCCTTTACCTCGCCCAGCGAACAGGGTCTTCGCGCGGCGGTACGGTCGGGTCTCGCGGTCGCGGTGCTGATGCGCAGCGACGTCGAGCCCGGCCTGCGCCTGCTCGACGGCGACTATGGCCTTCCCGCGCTGCCCAGCGCGGACTTCGTGCTGATCCGCACCGGCGGCGCGACGTCCCCGGCGGCAAGCGCCTTCGGCCAGATGCTGGTGGAGATGGAAGCGCCCGAAGCGGACTCCGCCCTCTGA
- a CDS encoding MFS transporter: MSRHPASKNMLALLATCLGALMFGLEITSVPVILPNLERALHGDFQGLQWVMNAYTLACTTVLMATGTLADRFGRKRVFMISVAAFGATSVLCGLADSMALLIAGRFLQGLAGGAMLICSIALLSHQFQDARDRSRAFAAWGVVSGIGLGFGPLVGSAIIALTGWEWIFLVHAPIAVLTLAIAASAITESRDPEAKRLDVAGIATLSLAVFGLVYVITQGAALGLTASVAIAAATIFCFVVFLVAERRQAHPMFDFSVFRNRSFSGAILGCIAMNTSYWPFMIYLPIYLQSGLGYDPFSAGLCLLAYTLPALVFPPLGERMSLRYGAGVVIPLGLATIGLGFMAMKLGSMAAQPGWLTMLPGLLLAGIGIGITNTPVTNTTTASVSPSRAGMASGIDMSARLVTLAVNIAVMGILLVHGIAAALQRAASGPVAFSELRAAAEAIAAGNGEALAADVPGAAVQQALSAGFGLVMTYGGIGAWILAGLSFLLFRAGARPARKQCAA, from the coding sequence ATGTCCCGCCATCCAGCCAGCAAGAACATGCTGGCCCTGCTTGCAACCTGCCTCGGCGCGCTGATGTTCGGGCTGGAGATCACCAGCGTGCCGGTGATCCTGCCCAATCTGGAACGGGCCCTTCATGGCGACTTTCAGGGCCTTCAATGGGTCATGAACGCCTATACGCTCGCCTGCACCACGGTGCTGATGGCGACCGGAACGCTTGCGGACCGCTTCGGCCGCAAGCGTGTCTTCATGATCAGTGTCGCGGCCTTTGGCGCCACCTCCGTGCTTTGCGGCCTTGCTGATAGTATGGCGCTGCTGATCGCCGGGCGGTTCCTTCAGGGGCTGGCGGGCGGGGCGATGCTGATCTGCTCGATCGCGCTCCTCTCGCACCAGTTCCAAGATGCGCGCGACCGCAGCCGCGCCTTCGCGGCCTGGGGGGTGGTGTCGGGCATCGGCCTTGGCTTCGGCCCGCTCGTCGGGAGCGCGATCATTGCGCTGACCGGCTGGGAATGGATCTTTCTCGTCCATGCCCCGATCGCGGTCCTGACGCTGGCCATCGCCGCGAGCGCCATCACCGAATCCCGCGATCCTGAGGCGAAGCGCCTTGACGTCGCCGGGATCGCGACGCTGTCGCTGGCGGTGTTCGGGCTCGTCTATGTCATCACCCAGGGTGCTGCACTGGGTCTGACCGCCTCTGTCGCGATCGCGGCCGCCACAATATTCTGCTTCGTCGTCTTCCTGGTTGCGGAACGGCGGCAGGCGCATCCGATGTTCGACTTCTCCGTGTTCCGGAATCGCAGTTTCTCCGGCGCGATCCTGGGCTGCATCGCGATGAACACCAGCTACTGGCCGTTCATGATCTATCTGCCGATCTACCTTCAGAGCGGTCTTGGATATGATCCGTTCAGCGCCGGATTGTGCCTGCTCGCTTATACGTTGCCAGCGTTGGTGTTTCCGCCTTTGGGGGAGCGCATGTCCCTCCGTTATGGGGCCGGCGTCGTCATCCCGTTGGGTCTCGCCACCATCGGACTTGGCTTCATGGCGATGAAGCTCGGCAGCATGGCGGCGCAACCGGGCTGGCTGACGATGCTCCCGGGCCTGTTGCTGGCCGGGATCGGGATCGGCATCACCAACACGCCGGTGACCAACACCACTACCGCATCCGTATCCCCGAGCCGGGCCGGGATGGCGTCCGGCATCGACATGAGCGCGCGGCTGGTCACATTGGCGGTCAACATCGCGGTGATGGGCATCCTGCTCGTCCATGGAATCGCCGCGGCCTTGCAACGGGCTGCTTCCGGGCCGGTCGCGTTCTCCGAATTGCGGGCGGCTGCAGAGGCCATCGCCGCGGGCAACGGCGAAGCGCTCGCGGCCGATGTGCCCGGTGCTGCGGTCCAGCAGGCCCTGTCCGCCGGCTTCGGTCTCGTCATGACCTATGGAGGTATAGGGGCCTGGATTCTGGCCGGGCTGAGCTTCCTCCTCTTCCGCGCGGGCGCACGCCCGGCCCGGAAGCAATGTGCGGCGTGA